In the bacterium genome, AATTTTCATCATTTATGCGAAATTAACTACTGCGTATGGTGGATGCCTTGGCTGACAAAGCTGAAGAAGGACGCTCAAAAGTGGCGATATCTTCGACTAGAGACTAATGCTCGTTTTAAGTCGGAGGTTTCCGAATGGGGAAACCCTTACAGGGTAATGCCTGTAAACCCACAACCCAAAACATAAGTTGTGAGGAAGCAAGCTGGTGAACTGAAACATCTAAGTAACCAGAGGAAAAGAAATAATTCCGAAAGTAGTGGCGAGCGAAATCGGAGTAGCCCAAACCTAAGATAGCTTAGGGGATTATTCAAGTTGCGCTTTGCGCAAGGAGGATTTTCAACTACTGTTTCGGCAGTCTAAACATCTTGGGTGTTGCAAGAGCTTTTGTTCGAGAACCGAAAAACTCGGAGTGAAGTTACAAAATTTTTTATCTAGTTTAATTCTCTTGGAAAATTGAATCATAGAGGGTGATAGTCCCGTGAACGAAAGGTAAAAAATCTTCTCAAAAAGATTTCTTAAGTAATACCGAATAGGTGAAAGTTGGTATGAATCTAGGGTAACCAAGCCCTAAGGCTAAATACTTTGTCAGACCGATAGTGAACTAGTACCGAGAGGGAAAGGTGAAAAGAACCCCTGTTAGGGGAGTGAAATAGAACCTGAAACCGTACGCTTACAATCCGTGGAAGTGGACTTTTCTTTTTGAAAAGATTCCATATCTGCGTGCCTATTGAAGAATGAACCGTCGAGTTATTTTATTTAGCAAGGTTAAGTTATTATGTAATGTAGCCATAGCGAAAGCGAGTCTGAATAGGGCGAATTAGTTAAATGAAATAGACCCGAAGCCGTGTGACCTAACCATGAGCAGGATGAAGCCCCACGAAAGTGGGTTGGAGGTCCGAACGGGTTAGTGCTGCAAAACTATCCGATGACTTGTGGTTAGTAGTAATAAGCCAATCGAACACGGAAATAGCTGGCTCTCCCTGAAATAGCTTTAGGGCTAGCCTTGAAATTTAAACACTGGAGGTAGAGCTCTGCTTGAATCGTGGGCTTCCTCGGGAGGTACCACATTCTCGCAAACTGCGAATGCTAGTGTGTATATTTCAGGAGTCAGTCCCCGGGTGCTAAGGTCCGGTGGGCAAGAGGGAAACATCCCAGATCATCTGCTAAGGTCCCCAATTAACGCTAAGTGGAAAAGGAAGTGATTGACCTAATACAGCCAGGAGGTTTGCTCAGAGGCAGCAATCCTTTAAAGAGTGCGTAATAGCTCACTGGTCTAGGTCGATTGCGTCACAAATCAACGGGGCTCAAGCGTTATACCGATGCTGTGAATTCTCCACTATGTGGAGTCTGGTAAGGGAGTGTTCTATACTGCAATGAAGCCAAAGCTGTAAGGCATGGTGGAGTGTATAGAAGTAAGAATGACGGTATGAGTAGCGTAGAATGATGGTGAAAAACCTTCACGCCGAAAATCCAAGGGTTCCGATCCAATGTTAATCAGGGTCGGGTTAGTCGATCCTAAGCTCAGGACGAAAGTCGTAGGCGATGGATGAGCAGTTAATATTCTGCTACTTGGATAAGTTCGTTATTAACTAAGGAAGGACGCTGACTGAGAAGCTTTCTGGTCCATAGGTGGATCAGTAAATAACAAGTTAGAAAATACAGGCAAATCCGTATTTTTGCAGTTACGCTTAGGTGTAATGTATGCGAGTTATGATGCAAAGGTTTTGGATTCGTTCAAAACTGAAGATAAGCAATTAGGCAGACTAGAAAATTTTCGTAGTGAGAACTTATTCAAATCGTACCGGAAACCGTCACTGGTGGATAAGTGTAAATGCACTAAGGCGATCGTGTGATACTTCGTCAGGGAATTCGGCAAAATAACCCCGTACGTTCGCAAGAAGGGGTGGTTCGCAACATTGGTTTTACTTTTGTTGATCGAACTCTCAGAAAATAGGCCTCCTCGACTGTTTAACTAAAACACAGGTTCCTGCTAACACGAAAGTGGATGTATAGGAGCTGAGACCTGCCCAATGCCAGAAGATTAAGCGAGTTGCTTCACGGCGATGAGTTAAGTCCTGGTGAATGGCGGCTGTAACTATAACGGTCCTAAGGTAGCGAAATTCCTCGGCGCTTAATAGGCGTCCCGCATGAAAGGTTTAACGAGGGAGGCGCTGTCCCGACGAAGTGCACGGTGAACATTGAATTGACTGTGAAGATGCGGTCTAGATCTACCCGGACAAAAAGACCCCGTGGAGCTTTACTGCAACTTGGTATTGTGATAAGACTTATACTACATAGTGTAAGGGGGAGCGATGAAACCCTTTCTTTGGGAAGGGTGAATGCGAAAGTGTAACACCTCTTAGTATATTTTTTATCTCTAACTGAGGCCGTGATCCGGTCATCAGGACATTGCTAGGTGGGCAGTTTAACTGGGGCGGTTTCCTGCTAAAAAGTACCGCAGGATTTCAAAGGTCGACTCAACTCCAATGGAAACGGAGTGTAGAGCGCAATGGCATAAGTCGGCTTTACTGTGAGACCCACAAGTCGAGCAGTTACGAAAGTAGGACATAGTGACCCTTTGTCTACAATTGGAAGTGGCATTGTTTATAGGATAAAAGTTACCCCGGGGATAACAGGCTAGTCTTGCCCGAGCGTCCATAGCGACGGCAAGGTTCGGCACCTCGATGTCGGCTCGTCGTATCCTGGAGCTGTAGAAGGTTCCAAGGGTTGGGCTGTTCGCCCATTAAAACGGCACGTGAGCTGGGTTCAAACCGACGTGAGTCAGGTTGGTCTCTATCCGGTAGATCCGTTCGAAACTTGAGAAGATTGACCCTTAGTACGAGAGGACCAGGGCCAGGCAACCTCCGGTATATGAGTCGTTCCACCAGGAGCGTCGCTCAGTAGCTGAGTTGCTATTAGGATAAACGCTGAAAGCATATAAGCGTGAAGCCAACTTCAAGATGAGGTTTCGTTATCAGGCTCGTCGAAGATCACGACGTTGATAGGCGGCAGGTGTAAGTATCGTGAGATACTTAGCCGAGCCGTACTAATGCCCGAAGATTTTGCATAAATGGTGAAATTGCCTGTGCCTTCTATTTAGTTTTCAAAACAAGAATTTAAATCCCACGAAAGTGGGATTTTTTGTTGTTTAGAATATATGTGTGACATGAGTTGCTAATAATATCTTTTTATTGAAGAGTTAGTGTATTGACATTCAAAACTCGGTTATGAAAAGTACCAATCTCTACCAATGTATCTCATTTTTGACTATATGCAAGATTTTTCCAAAGCAATAAACAATCAAATTATTTGTTACTATATTAAACAATCAAAACCGCTGCTGGGATTTAGCTCGGCATAATTCCGTTGCACTTTTATAGTTAATGTACTTGCTTCTGCTATAATTCTGCTCGTGCTTTCTCTCTCTTCTATTTCAAAAACCATTTCTTCAAAGCTTCTTTTTGAGAACTTGACTTTTCAGCTTGGCGAAGTTGAAAAAGTTGCCTTGATTGGTAGAAATGGAATTGGAAAAACTACATTATTTCGACTAATAACCGAAGAAGACAAAGATTATTCAGGAGAAATTTCCAAATCTCGAGATTACAAAATTATCAAAACTGAGCAAGAATTCTTTTTAGATCATGAAATTACACCACTTGACTACATTTTGAACTTTGTTCCTAAGTATAGAGAGCTTCACAAAGTTATGAAAGATTATGAACTTGATCCAAGTCATGACATGGATGAAATCACAAAATTTTCTGATGCAATCGAAGAGTTTCATTCATTAAATTTTTCTCAAATTGATAATGAAATTATCCAAACTCTTGAAAGTTTTGGAATAAATATGGAACAAAGCTTGAATCCAATGATGAAAATGTCTGGTGGAGAAAAAAGATTTGTAGAGCTTTGCAAAGTGATTTATTCTCAAGCTGATATAGTTTTGATAGATGAACCTACAAATCATATGGATTATGTCGGAAAGGAAAAATTTATTGCATGGCTCAAGTCATTCAAAAAACTAGTTATAGTAATTACACATGATCGTGATATTTTGCAAGTAGTTGATAAGATTATTGAATTAACTCCTAATGGATCTAAAGTTTTTTCTGGAAATTATGACAAGTATATCAAACAAAATTCAATCTCAAATGTTAGTGATATAAATTCATATAAAACTGAACTTGATAAAATTGAACGACTTAAAGAATTGTATTTAAATTTCAGAAAGATCAAACAAATGGTTGCAAGTCCAGCAGCAAGAACTTCAGCTGCAAAAAAGGAAGAAAGATATTACCAAGAATACTTAAAAGCAAAAGCAGAACTCGTTAAACCTGAGTTTTGGATAGATCAAGAGTCGCTTCTTGGTCAATCAAAAAAGGTTTTGGAAGATTATGATAAGTTTAAATCTAAAAGCATCAACTTCAAATCATTTTTAGTTGAAGATAAGTCATTAAATACTGCAACTTTGATCAAAATTCAAGATTTAACTTTAGGTTTTGGTGAAAGAATATTGACTAAAAATTTAAATTTTCAGATATCAATGGGTGATAAAGTCGAAATTCGAGGTAGAAATGGAGCTGGGAAAAGTACTTTTTTGAAATATATTATAAATTCATATAGTCAAAATAAAATAATTGGTTTTATTTCTGGCAAGATTGAATTACATCCAAAATTGAAAGTTGGAGTTTATGAGCAAGAAATTGATAATTCTGAGCTTGAATTAACTTTAGCTCAAATTATTCGGAAACTTTATGATAGTGAAAACTTAGCATTTAATGACCAAGAATTATCTAGGGTTTTGGCAAATTATTTGTTTGATCCAATTTTAGACAAAGGCTTGAAGTTGAAAAGTTGTTCAGGAGGTCAAAAAGCCAGGATTCAACTTATCAAAATGCTCATATCAAATCCCAATATACTAATTCTAGATGAACCGACAAACCATTTGGATTTATCAAGCATTGAAGAGTTTGAAAGTATGTTGAAAGATTATCAAGGTGCAGTTTTGTATGTATCACATGACAATTACTTCCGGAAAAATATGGGAGGAAAGGTGGTGGAGTTTTAGAGAAATTACTTGAAAAACTACTTGTCAACTCAGGTAGTTAGTAGCAAGATTTTTTTACTTACTAATTTTCAAGTTTCTGTTGCAAATACTTTGAATTATTAGATTCAAAAGCAATATCAAGAATTATTTCGGGAGAGGAGATGTTGCAAAATTTGGCAGAAGATTGCATTCTATACCAGCTATGCTTACGGATCATGCTTATTACTTTAGTTTTTTGGAGGATAGGCAGGTTTTGATGGCAAAAAAGATTTGCAAGTATTATTTTGAATTATAATTCTTGACATTCATATTAGTCTCTGCTAATATATCTTATGCTCGATTTTACTCAAGCTTTTTCAAATGTGACAAGGGTCAAGATACTTGCATGCCTGTCAAGCAAAGAGAAAAGTGTGAGTGAGCTTATAGAGAATTGCGAACTTTCACAGTCAGCTGTATCTCAACATTTGAAAAAGTTGAAAGATGCAGAGCTTGTAACTTCAAAAGTTGTTGGGAAGAAGAGGATTTACAATTTGACAAATCAAAAGCTCGGTCAAGTTGCGAAAGATCTTTTGAAAATGACATGAAGTTTTGGCAAAGCAAAAGTTGGCAATCAATTTACACATTATTTACAAAGTTTATTCAAACTAAAACAAAACTATGGACACAAACACATCACAAACAAACAAAGTTATGGACCTTTCAGGCAGAGATCAGTTCAATGCTGAGGTTATAAGTAGTGAACTTCCAGTTCTAGTCGATTTTTGGGCACCATGGTGTATGCCATGTAGGATGATGGCTCCGATACTAGAACAATTGTCAGAGCAAATGGATGGGAAACTCAAAGTAGCGAAAGTAGATACTGATGAACCTGAGAATCAAGTCTTGGCGATGGAGTATCAAATACAAAGTATCCCAAACATGAAACTCTTCAAAGGTGGAAAGGTTGTGGGTGAGTTTATTGGGATGAGGAACTTAGGGATGCTAACTAGTGAGATAAATCAAGTCTTAGGGCAGTGATTGTGACTGTCTAGTCCTTGAAGTCAGTCAACCTTAATACTGTAATTGCATTTAAATATTTTGCATATATTTCGTTGCCAACATTACCATCGTGACACACGATACACATCTCTGCCTTTTTTGCAAAAATGGTGTACTCTTGGATTTGAGGTTTTGGACGATACAAATGACTAAAAGAGCTTAGACCACCAAAGTTTGGGGCCACTGGATTAGCCTGGTGAATAGCACGAACAAAATCAAGACCACAAGGATAATTTCCTAACCATCCTACTAGCTGTAAAAGCATATGCTTATATGCAGTAACTCGTGCAGAAGCTGACTTTCTACTGGCTTCCAGCCTATAAAGGAATTCACCTCGTCCGTTCGGTAGGGTTCCAGGTAGTTGAGCAGTGTAGTAGTCAGGCGGTGCTGTCCTTATTTGCAAATGCGGGTGGTTGTGAAAGAATATGAATGCTCCATGTTTAGCAAATGTAAGTCCTACATTTTCTAATGTAACATTTGGATCTTGACCTAAAGTCCAACCAATCAAACGAAAGACTTTAGGGTCAGCATCTTTGAAATTCCTGTAAAATCTCATCCATGTGGCAATGTTTCTTATGTTTTCATTAGATTGCCACTGCTTGTCACGAATTTCGGGAATCAAACTAATAGCTCCTAAGCAACGTTGTGCAGTTGGATCTGCTAAAAAGTCTGGAAGGTTATTCACTTTTCTGATTTCGCTCATATCTTTTTTCCTCCTTTCTCCTAGCAAATTGCTAGAGTTTGGGAAGTATGATGATATATATTTTTGAGCAGCCGTTTGGGGAGCGTTTCTTTATTGTCACGATAGTAGCACAGGAAGCAGTTTTTGTCAAGTATCCTGCTTTGACAAAGATATAGCTATCCAAAAGCTTGTACTTGTGCTAAAATGCTAGTGTGAAAAAAATGGTTCTTCTCTTTCACATTTATCAGCCACCATGGCAAGACGACAAAACTATACTTGAACATTATCACAAAGATTACTTGCCACTGCTTGATATAGTAGAAAAAGATAATTTGCATATAACTCTAAATATTTCTGGCTCGCTTCTTGAGCATTTGGCACGACTTGGCAAGTTTGACTTTTCTGATAAGTTGGAAAAACTAGTACAAGTTGGAAATATAGAACTTACAAGCAGTGCTATGTATCACCCAATATTGCCACTGATTCCTGAGATTGAAGTCATTCGCCAAATACAACTAAATGAGGAAGTCAGCCTCAAGTACTTGCCAACAGCATGGACATTGTCAAAGCTCAAAAAGCAGGGATTTTTTCTCCCTGAACTTGCATACTCAAAGGAAGCTGCAAATATCATCAAAAACCTTGGATATAGCTACATAGTTATCGACAGTTCAGGAATACACCAAGGTGAAGGTAATGAAAGTTTGAAGATAGATTATTCTCAAAAACTGCAAGAAAGAGAGCTGCAAATTGACTTGTTTGTCAACAACAGAAATCTAGAAATGTTCTCTGATTCTGAAGTTCAACAGTACGAATATCTAACGATTGTTAGCGATGGTGAAAATCAGGTCCAAAATGGAGAATTGGCAAAGATTCAGAAAGTTGTGAGTTATAAAAATGAAGTTCAAACTCTGACGGTAAAGGAGTACTTGGAAAATTTCCAAGCGACACAAATAGTTGAAGTAACAAATTCGACTTGGCAAATGACAAATGAAGAGAAGTTAGCGGGAAATTGTTTTGCAAATTGGGATGATTCACAAAATGAAGTCCATAAGCAATTATGGCAATTCGTCAGTCAAATTAGAAATGTAGTTCGTGATAATGTGGATGATATGAATTATGAATTTGTCAGAGGAGAACTTGACAAAGCTATTGCAAGCTGTACTTGGTGGTGGGCCGATGGCAGAATCTTGGGATATGTTCCCCAAGAGATTGAAAAGGGGCTGGGGGTTATGATAAATGTAATTCGAAGCTTGCAAAGTTTGAAACTCGAAACACAGTTAGAGTTTGAAAAAAAGTACGCAGAAATCAGTTATAAAATATGGGAGAAACATTGGACCGAAATCAAAGTTCCAACTAGCAAGAGAAATCTTCAACCCAAAAGCTCAATAGACTTGTTTTTTTTGCAGTACGATTTTGCAAAAAGACTCTCAGAAATTGCAGGCACTTCGATTGTAGAAATGCTGCCCAAATGGACTCAGATATGGAACTACTTAGGTTGTCAAGGCACACAATACAATCCTGAGGATCCAGCTTGGGTTGAATTTTCGCAAAGTGTCGATATATTTGACAGAAATACTTTCCTCAAAGCTTTTTTCGATAAATATTCTTCGCAAGATTTGTTTCCGTATAATTTTGAATTTGGCTGTTTCTCATACAAGACATGGTATGACGCAAATGGAATAGAAAATGCAAAGCTCCATTTTCTCAACAATGATGCAAATGACGGTAGGGGACCACTACATCTTTCCAAGTTACCATTGAGGAAAATGGAATTAAGAAAACTTTTTAGGGTTCTGAAAATTCGACATCCGCATTGCAAAATAGTAAATGGCGAGTCTTGGCTATATAATTTAGAAAACTATAGGGCACTTTTTCCTGTTCAATATTTAGATACTGCCAAAGCGACAGATAGCCCTCATTATCATGCATCGATCTGGTGGCAATTACAAGATGCAAAAGGTAACTTAAAAACTAGTATGGCTAATGAATTTCGAAGCAAGATGTCCAATATGGAAACTATTGAGGATGCTGAAAATATCTGGAAGTACAAGATATTGAAGTTAGAGGGAGATACAAAGTGTTTTTACG is a window encoding:
- a CDS encoding ABC-F family ATP-binding cassette domain-containing protein, producing the protein MLSLSSISKTISSKLLFENLTFQLGEVEKVALIGRNGIGKTTLFRLITEEDKDYSGEISKSRDYKIIKTEQEFFLDHEITPLDYILNFVPKYRELHKVMKDYELDPSHDMDEITKFSDAIEEFHSLNFSQIDNEIIQTLESFGINMEQSLNPMMKMSGGEKRFVELCKVIYSQADIVLIDEPTNHMDYVGKEKFIAWLKSFKKLVIVITHDRDILQVVDKIIELTPNGSKVFSGNYDKYIKQNSISNVSDINSYKTELDKIERLKELYLNFRKIKQMVASPAARTSAAKKEERYYQEYLKAKAELVKPEFWIDQESLLGQSKKVLEDYDKFKSKSINFKSFLVEDKSLNTATLIKIQDLTLGFGERILTKNLNFQISMGDKVEIRGRNGAGKSTFLKYIINSYSQNKIIGFISGKIELHPKLKVGVYEQEIDNSELELTLAQIIRKLYDSENLAFNDQELSRVLANYLFDPILDKGLKLKSCSGGQKARIQLIKMLISNPNILILDEPTNHLDLSSIEEFESMLKDYQGAVLYVSHDNYFRKNMGGKVVEF
- the trxA gene encoding thioredoxin, yielding MDLSGRDQFNAEVISSELPVLVDFWAPWCMPCRMMAPILEQLSEQMDGKLKVAKVDTDEPENQVLAMEYQIQSIPNMKLFKGGKVVGEFIGMRNLGMLTSEINQVLGQ
- a CDS encoding helix-turn-helix transcriptional regulator codes for the protein MLDFTQAFSNVTRVKILACLSSKEKSVSELIENCELSQSAVSQHLKKLKDAELVTSKVVGKKRIYNLTNQKLGQVAKDLLKMT